One region of Peribacillus simplex genomic DNA includes:
- a CDS encoding VOC family protein encodes MGRLVHFEIHVDDMERAKKFYGEVFGWSFQDWSDYAGMPYFGAVTGEENEPGVNGALMQRQSAPPETNQALNAFACTMGVENYDVTEAKIIEIGGKVAKPKYALPGMAWQGYYIDTEGNIFGIHQPDVNAK; translated from the coding sequence ATGGGAAGATTAGTTCATTTCGAAATTCATGTAGATGATATGGAACGGGCAAAGAAGTTTTATGGAGAGGTATTCGGATGGTCATTTCAAGATTGGAGTGATTATGCAGGAATGCCTTACTTTGGAGCAGTAACTGGCGAGGAGAATGAACCTGGGGTCAATGGAGCTTTGATGCAGCGTCAAAGTGCTCCGCCGGAAACAAACCAAGCTTTAAATGCATTTGCTTGTACAATGGGAGTGGAAAATTACGATGTAACGGAAGCTAAAATTATTGAGATTGGCGGTAAGGTCGCCAAGCCCAAATATGCCCTGCCTGGAATGGCGTGGCAAGGATACTATATTGATACAGAAGGAAATATATTCGGAATTCATCAACCCGATGTGAATGCAAAATAG
- a CDS encoding MmcQ/YjbR family DNA-binding protein, translating to MKLHDTAGMLENVRNICLALPEAVEHIDGFGHNTFKINGKSFVISGESENGFRLSFKSDRETQELLLQKKNFFKTPYIGRHGWVSSQNPDREGWGELTILIQEAYLRAAPKRLVKKYEEFHKK from the coding sequence ATGAAATTACATGACACGGCAGGCATGCTTGAAAATGTACGTAATATCTGTCTTGCGCTGCCCGAAGCTGTCGAACATATTGATGGTTTTGGTCACAATACTTTTAAAATCAATGGAAAGTCCTTCGTGATTTCAGGCGAAAGTGAGAATGGATTCAGATTGTCGTTCAAGTCAGATCGGGAAACCCAAGAACTTTTGCTGCAGAAAAAGAATTTTTTCAAAACACCGTATATAGGACGGCACGGCTGGGTCTCCAGTCAAAATCCGGATAGGGAAGGCTGGGGTGAATTGACCATTCTAATTCAAGAAGCCTATTTACGTGCGGCACCGAAGCGTTTGGTTAAGAAATACGAAGAGTTTCATAAAAAGTGA
- a CDS encoding proline dehydrogenase family protein, with protein MEAITRDFFLFLSKNNLLNNIAKKSGGSFAAGKIIGGTDFQSSIKFIKQLNNSGLSVTVDHLGEFVDSKEVTQERTAECIETIEMISREKLDSQVSLKMTSLGLDIDHNLVIENMTKILDTAEKHKVMVTIDMEDEVRCQATIDIFRHFKEKYSCISTVLQAYLFRTEKDLEDLAQYKPFLRLVKGAYKESPEVAFPEKDDVDENYKKLIKQSLLNGNYTAIASHDDKIIEYTKELAKKYDIPNTQFEFQMLYGMRNKTQYELVKQGYKMRVYVPYGLDWYGYFMRRLAERPSNIAFAFKGMVRS; from the coding sequence ATGGAAGCCATTACAAGAGACTTTTTCTTATTTTTATCTAAAAATAATCTGCTTAATAATATTGCTAAGAAAAGCGGCGGAAGTTTTGCTGCTGGAAAGATCATTGGGGGAACTGATTTCCAAAGTTCCATTAAATTCATCAAACAACTTAATAATAGTGGCTTGTCGGTTACTGTCGACCATCTTGGGGAATTCGTTGATTCCAAGGAAGTGACTCAGGAACGGACGGCAGAATGCATCGAAACCATCGAAATGATCAGCAGGGAAAAACTTGATTCACAAGTTTCTCTAAAAATGACTTCATTGGGGCTAGATATCGATCATAATCTCGTCATTGAGAATATGACTAAAATCCTTGATACAGCAGAAAAACATAAAGTCATGGTCACAATCGATATGGAAGATGAAGTTCGCTGTCAGGCTACAATCGATATCTTTAGACATTTCAAAGAAAAATACAGCTGCATAAGTACTGTTCTACAAGCATATTTATTCCGCACAGAGAAAGATTTGGAGGACCTTGCCCAATATAAGCCATTCCTGCGTCTCGTAAAAGGTGCCTACAAGGAATCTCCTGAGGTGGCTTTTCCCGAAAAGGATGATGTAGATGAAAACTATAAAAAGTTGATTAAGCAAAGTCTTCTTAACGGTAATTATACGGCCATCGCCTCACATGATGACAAAATCATCGAATATACAAAAGAGCTTGCCAAGAAGTATGACATCCCGAATACACAATTCGAATTTCAAATGCTTTATGGGATGAGAAACAAAACCCAATACGAATTGGTCAAGCAAGGTTACAAAATGCGCGTCTATGTACCATATGGTCTGGATTGGTATGGATACTTCATGAGAAGGCTTGCGGAAAGGCCATCCAATATTGCTTTTGCCTTCAAAGGGATGGTCAGAAGCTAA
- the pruA gene encoding L-glutamate gamma-semialdehyde dehydrogenase: MISYKHEPFVDFTNEENKKAYQEALQTVEGYLGQDYPLYIGAEKVTTDEKIVSYNPADKEEVIGRVSKANRDLAEKAMQEASSAFESWKKVKPEIRADVLFKAAAIIRRRKHEFSALLTKEAGKPWNEADADTAEAIDFLEFYARQMLTLKDGVPVQSRPGEFNRYDYIPLGVGIIISPWNFPFAIMAGTAVAAIVTGNTILLKPASTTPIVAAKFVEVMLEAGLPAGVLNFVPGNGAEVGDYLVDHPKTRFISFTGSRDVGLRIYKRASEVNEGQVWLKRVIAEMGGKDTIVVDKEADLELAAQSIVKSAFGFSGQKCSACSRAVIVEDVYDQVLARAVELTKQLTVGNPVENHFMGPVIDQAAFDKIMSYVEIGNQEGRILTGGEGDSSKGYFVQPTIVADVDPQARLMQEEIFGPVVAFTKAKDFNEALEIANNTEYGLTGAVITTNRLNMEKAREEFHVGNLYFNRGCTGAIVGYQPFGGFNMSGTDSKAGGPDYLQLHMQAKTTSETF, encoded by the coding sequence ATGATTTCATATAAACATGAACCATTTGTCGATTTTACAAACGAGGAAAACAAGAAAGCTTATCAGGAGGCTCTTCAAACTGTTGAAGGCTACTTAGGGCAAGACTACCCTCTTTATATCGGGGCAGAAAAAGTGACGACTGATGAGAAAATCGTTTCATATAACCCTGCAGATAAGGAAGAGGTCATCGGCCGAGTATCGAAAGCGAACAGGGATCTTGCTGAAAAGGCCATGCAGGAAGCTTCTTCCGCTTTTGAAAGCTGGAAAAAAGTGAAGCCGGAAATCCGTGCTGACGTTTTATTCAAAGCTGCTGCCATCATTCGCAGACGCAAGCATGAGTTCTCTGCATTATTGACAAAAGAAGCAGGAAAACCTTGGAATGAGGCTGATGCCGATACAGCGGAAGCGATCGATTTCCTTGAATTCTATGCCCGTCAAATGTTGACGCTTAAAGATGGTGTGCCAGTTCAAAGCCGTCCAGGAGAATTTAACCGCTATGATTACATTCCATTAGGAGTCGGCATCATCATTTCTCCTTGGAACTTCCCATTTGCCATCATGGCAGGTACAGCTGTTGCGGCTATCGTAACTGGTAACACAATCCTATTAAAACCAGCTTCGACTACTCCTATTGTTGCTGCGAAATTCGTTGAAGTGATGCTTGAAGCCGGCCTTCCAGCAGGTGTCTTGAATTTCGTTCCAGGAAACGGAGCCGAAGTGGGCGACTACCTGGTTGATCATCCAAAAACACGTTTCATTTCCTTCACTGGTTCACGTGATGTAGGTCTGCGTATTTACAAACGGGCTTCAGAAGTGAACGAAGGCCAAGTTTGGCTGAAGCGTGTCATTGCTGAAATGGGCGGAAAAGATACGATCGTCGTCGACAAAGAGGCTGATTTGGAATTGGCTGCTCAATCGATCGTGAAATCTGCATTTGGCTTCTCGGGACAAAAATGTTCTGCTTGCTCCCGTGCTGTCATCGTTGAAGATGTATATGATCAAGTTTTAGCTCGCGCTGTTGAATTAACAAAACAGCTTACAGTTGGTAATCCTGTAGAAAATCATTTCATGGGACCGGTTATCGATCAAGCTGCTTTTGATAAAATCATGAGCTACGTTGAAATCGGAAACCAAGAAGGACGCATTCTGACTGGAGGAGAAGGAGATAGCTCTAAAGGCTACTTCGTTCAACCGACAATCGTCGCTGATGTCGATCCGCAAGCCCGTTTGATGCAAGAAGAAATCTTCGGACCAGTCGTTGCCTTTACAAAAGCGAAGGACTTTAACGAAGCTCTTGAAATTGCCAATAACACAGAATATGGTTTGACTGGGGCTGTCATTACGACAAACCGCCTTAATATGGAAAAGGCACGTGAAGAATTCCATGTGGGTAACTTGTATTTCAACCGCGGCTGTACTGGTGCAATCGTAGGTTATCAGCCATTCGGCGGGTTCAACATGTCAGGAACCGATTCCAAGGCAGGCGGACCGGACTACTTGCAGCTTCATATGCAAGCCAAAACAACTTCCGAAACGTTCTGA
- a CDS encoding MgtC/SapB family protein: MEWTFDPQSELQILIKLGISALLGLIIGLEREMKRKPVGLKTSLVISIVSCLLTIVSMESAYKFPGSEHVNITMDPLRLAAQIVSGVGFIGAGVILRRDNNSISGLTTAAIIWGAAGIGIAVGAGFFLEAIAGVILLIISVELVPLIVTWLGPMKLRQKEIFLQLVVKNKDDIAVVLKKIKDEKIFIKNLRIKDVEEDHHLLTLKVLVDHKVRTSEVYYTVSNLKEIARVEIENA, encoded by the coding sequence ATGGAATGGACATTCGACCCGCAATCGGAACTGCAAATCCTTATAAAATTGGGCATTTCAGCTCTCCTCGGCCTAATCATCGGACTAGAGCGAGAAATGAAACGAAAACCCGTTGGATTAAAAACAAGCCTGGTCATTTCAATCGTCAGCTGCTTATTAACGATCGTTTCCATGGAATCCGCTTATAAGTTCCCAGGGAGTGAACACGTAAACATCACAATGGACCCCTTGCGTCTAGCCGCTCAGATTGTTTCTGGCGTCGGCTTTATCGGGGCTGGCGTCATTCTCCGGAGGGACAATAACAGCATATCCGGTTTAACGACAGCTGCCATCATCTGGGGAGCTGCCGGTATCGGGATTGCCGTTGGAGCAGGATTTTTTCTTGAGGCCATAGCCGGCGTCATACTATTGATTATAAGTGTCGAATTGGTGCCCTTAATCGTTACCTGGCTCGGACCGATGAAGTTGCGGCAAAAAGAAATCTTTCTGCAGCTGGTGGTGAAAAATAAAGATGACATTGCCGTCGTGCTGAAAAAAATCAAAGACGAAAAAATATTCATCAAAAACCTAAGAATCAAAGATGTGGAAGAAGACCACCACCTTTTGACGCTTAAAGTATTGGTCGATCATAAAGTTAGAACATCGGAAGTGTATTATACCGTTTCCAACCTTAAGGAAATTGCACGGGTAGAGATTGAAAATGCCTAA
- a CDS encoding beta-propeller fold lactonase family protein, whose protein sequence is MFKKMKLKSIWIIPLLFVVFIPNVISASSTKGKSPVLGTGFDTHITNNSLAVSPDERIAIVSDSREQSILVYDLSKGKLRKKIDGFGSPRNIVFIDDGSEFVVSDSTLGTLRFYSIKNFTLKDEVVIGPGAFGTAVSPDGKTLYVNNQAHNSVTVVDLEKRKPIDVITGFAQPRQGIKVSSDGKYIFVTNFQGDKVSIVDATTKKIIREISGFSSIRGISITADGGTLYAANSGRNSISAVDTLDGNIKGEIKVGREPYGAALSPDDKLLFASNKADNTIDVINVVDHRVVKTIGGFNEPRQAIVFSHDGDQAYVLNRDLSIARVDVKTYTITDIIQDKPKKYKLKILESDEVGKYAADQDGMTLYYFTKDDSSVSNCKGQCLEIWPTFHADNISSNKGFDKKDFKTIIRDDGQKQTTYKGHPLYYYAKDKHAGDINGQGVNNVWYVIKKKVFEE, encoded by the coding sequence ATGTTTAAAAAGATGAAGTTAAAGAGTATATGGATTATTCCCTTACTATTTGTGGTTTTTATACCAAATGTAATTAGTGCTTCTTCTACTAAAGGTAAAAGCCCAGTGTTAGGGACAGGCTTTGACACCCACATCACCAACAATTCCCTTGCTGTTAGTCCGGATGAGCGAATAGCGATTGTCTCAGATAGCCGAGAACAATCCATCCTGGTCTATGATCTCTCCAAAGGCAAGTTGCGCAAAAAGATTGACGGCTTCGGTTCACCGAGAAACATCGTGTTTATTGATGACGGTTCAGAGTTTGTCGTCTCAGACAGCACGCTCGGTACACTCCGGTTTTACAGTATTAAAAATTTCACCTTGAAAGATGAAGTTGTCATTGGTCCAGGTGCATTCGGGACTGCTGTCAGTCCGGATGGAAAGACATTGTATGTGAACAATCAAGCACACAATTCCGTCACGGTCGTCGATCTGGAAAAACGAAAACCGATTGACGTCATTACCGGTTTCGCCCAACCAAGGCAAGGCATTAAAGTCTCTTCAGACGGGAAATATATCTTTGTCACGAACTTTCAAGGAGATAAAGTGTCCATCGTTGATGCCACCACTAAAAAAATCATTCGTGAAATTTCAGGGTTCTCCAGTATTCGCGGAATCTCGATTACCGCTGATGGAGGAACATTATATGCCGCCAACAGCGGACGCAACAGCATTTCCGCAGTTGATACGCTAGACGGTAATATTAAGGGTGAAATCAAAGTGGGACGTGAGCCATATGGAGCGGCTCTATCGCCTGATGATAAACTCCTTTTTGCAAGCAACAAAGCTGATAATACGATTGACGTGATCAATGTCGTTGATCACCGTGTAGTTAAAACAATCGGGGGTTTCAATGAACCAAGGCAAGCAATTGTCTTTAGCCATGACGGGGATCAGGCTTATGTATTAAATCGGGATCTCTCTATTGCGCGTGTTGATGTTAAAACATACACCATCACGGATATAATTCAGGATAAGCCAAAAAAGTATAAGCTTAAAATACTAGAATCTGACGAAGTGGGGAAATATGCAGCAGATCAAGACGGAATGACACTTTATTATTTCACTAAAGATGATTCTAGTGTCAGTAATTGCAAAGGCCAATGTCTTGAAATTTGGCCGACATTCCATGCAGATAACATCAGCTCGAATAAAGGATTCGACAAAAAAGACTTTAAAACAATCATAAGAGATGACGGACAAAAACAAACAACATATAAAGGGCACCCACTTTATTACTATGCGAAAGATAAACATGCAGGTGATATTAATGGACAAGGCGTCAATAATGTCTGGTATGTAATCAAAAAAAAGGTTTTTGAGGAATAA
- the putP gene encoding sodium/proline symporter PutP: MIDYSLIISISIYMTGMLFIGYFAYKRTSNLNDYMLGDRGLGPAVTALSAGAADMSGWLLMGMPGAMFATGLSSIWIVIGLTLGAYANWLYVAPRLRTYTEVANNSITIPAFLENRFGEGSRILRLISALVILIFFTFYVSSGMVSGGVLFQSTFGLDYHTGLWILTGVVVAYTLFGGFLAVSWTDFVQGIIMFVALILVPIVTLIHVGGFGPSIDTPRSIDPALLNIFTGTSFLGIISLFAWGLGYFGQPHIIVRFMAISSVKEIKKARNIGMGWMIFSSIGAMLTGFIGITYFSQNNLKLDDPETIFIELGEILFHPFITGFLISAILAAVMSTISSQLLVTASSLTEDIYKTFFRRSASDKELVFLGRLSVLIVSIIALFLSWEKNDTILGLVGYAWAGFGSSFGPLVLLSLCWKRMTRWGALAGMVVGAATVIFWSMAGLSDTLYEMIPGFGASLIAIIVVSLLTAKPSREVEEKFEEFERTLKEK; the protein is encoded by the coding sequence ATGATTGATTACTCATTAATAATTTCCATCAGCATTTATATGACGGGCATGCTTTTCATTGGTTACTTCGCTTACAAAAGGACTTCCAATTTAAATGATTACATGCTGGGCGACCGGGGTCTTGGTCCGGCTGTCACTGCATTGAGCGCCGGTGCCGCAGATATGAGCGGTTGGCTTTTGATGGGGATGCCTGGTGCCATGTTCGCAACAGGACTAAGTTCCATCTGGATCGTAATCGGGCTGACATTAGGAGCCTACGCGAACTGGCTGTATGTTGCACCAAGATTGAGAACCTATACGGAAGTCGCCAATAACTCCATTACGATCCCCGCTTTCCTGGAAAATCGTTTTGGCGAGGGCTCACGGATCTTAAGACTCATTTCCGCTTTGGTTATCCTAATATTCTTTACCTTTTACGTTTCTTCCGGAATGGTATCAGGCGGAGTGTTATTCCAAAGTACATTTGGCCTTGATTACCATACAGGCCTTTGGATCTTGACAGGCGTTGTTGTCGCCTATACTTTATTCGGCGGATTCCTGGCAGTAAGCTGGACAGACTTTGTTCAAGGAATCATCATGTTCGTTGCCTTGATCCTTGTACCGATCGTTACCCTTATCCATGTGGGCGGTTTCGGTCCTTCGATTGACACGCCACGTTCCATTGATCCAGCTCTATTGAATATATTCACTGGGACGAGCTTTTTAGGAATCATCTCATTATTTGCTTGGGGACTGGGCTACTTCGGACAGCCTCATATCATTGTCCGCTTTATGGCGATCAGTTCTGTTAAGGAAATCAAAAAAGCCCGTAATATCGGTATGGGCTGGATGATTTTCTCCAGTATCGGTGCCATGCTGACTGGATTCATCGGAATCACTTATTTTTCTCAGAACAATCTCAAATTAGATGATCCTGAAACGATTTTCATAGAGTTAGGGGAAATACTATTCCACCCATTCATTACTGGTTTCTTGATTTCAGCAATACTGGCAGCCGTCATGAGCACGATTTCTTCGCAGCTTTTGGTTACAGCCAGCTCTTTAACCGAGGATATATACAAAACCTTCTTCCGTCGTTCCGCTTCAGATAAAGAGCTTGTCTTCTTGGGCAGACTTTCTGTACTGATCGTATCTATCATCGCTCTTTTCCTCTCTTGGGAAAAGAATGACACGATTCTTGGACTTGTCGGGTATGCTTGGGCTGGATTCGGTTCTTCATTCGGTCCATTGGTCTTACTAAGCCTCTGCTGGAAACGCATGACAAGATGGGGGGCATTAGCAGGGATGGTCGTTGGTGCCGCTACTGTCATTTTCTGGTCAATGGCAGGATTATCAGATACGCTTTATGAAATGATTCCTGGTTTTGGCGCAAGCTTGATTGCCATCATAGTGGTCAGTCTTCTTACAGCCAAGCCTTCTAGGGAAGTAGAAGAGAAGTTCGAAGAGTTTGAAAGAACATTAAAAGAAAAATAG
- a CDS encoding DMT family transporter, translating to MQMPKVNPYVALAIGVASVSFSAILVKLATAPSGVIAFYRLLFTVLLMLPVFLVKYRHELIFIGKKDWLYSIAAGVFLAFHFILWFESLNYTSVASSTVLVTLQPLFAFAGAYLFFKERFSMKAILSGIIAIAGSLVISWGDLRISGMALWGDILSLIACALVTGYLLFGQNVRKRVSSITYTFVVYAISAVTLFFYVIFKEEGLAPYPAADWIYFVLLAIFPTLLGHSLFNWSLKWLSTSTLSMGILLEPVGATILAYFILDEPILWTQVLGGTIILGGLMMFLKDEKKSKVYKEAKVSVIKQ from the coding sequence ATGCAAATGCCAAAAGTGAATCCCTATGTTGCGTTGGCGATCGGTGTTGCATCCGTTTCATTTTCGGCCATCCTTGTTAAATTGGCGACTGCTCCGTCGGGTGTTATAGCTTTTTACCGTTTATTATTTACCGTCCTTCTTATGCTGCCGGTGTTTTTGGTGAAATACCGCCATGAACTTATATTTATTGGGAAAAAGGATTGGCTATATTCGATTGCGGCAGGAGTTTTCTTGGCTTTTCATTTTATTTTATGGTTTGAATCGCTTAATTACACGTCTGTCGCCAGTTCAACTGTGCTTGTCACCCTTCAGCCATTATTCGCTTTTGCTGGAGCCTATTTGTTTTTCAAAGAAAGATTTTCAATGAAGGCAATATTGAGCGGCATCATTGCGATAGCAGGCAGCCTTGTCATTAGCTGGGGAGATTTGAGAATCAGCGGTATGGCGCTTTGGGGAGATATTCTTTCGCTTATCGCATGTGCGTTGGTAACCGGTTATTTACTATTTGGCCAAAATGTTCGAAAACGCGTCTCTTCTATAACATATACATTTGTCGTGTATGCAATCAGTGCTGTTACTTTGTTTTTCTATGTGATATTCAAGGAAGAGGGATTGGCCCCGTATCCGGCTGCCGATTGGATCTATTTTGTTTTGCTTGCCATTTTCCCGACTTTATTAGGACACTCTTTATTCAATTGGTCTTTAAAGTGGTTAAGCACTTCGACGCTTTCGATGGGAATCTTACTTGAACCGGTTGGAGCAACGATTCTGGCTTACTTCATATTGGATGAACCGATACTCTGGACGCAGGTCCTTGGAGGTACAATCATATTGGGTGGTTTGATGATGTTCCTAAAGGATGAAAAGAAAAGTAAGGTATATAAAGAAGCGAAGGTCTCCGTAATAAAGCAGTAA
- a CDS encoding PLP-dependent aminotransferase family protein — MNVESFFSENIKAALKNDPPGAWMPDLPDGCIRLSSGYPDPALVPADELKVAVTRLLDEEQDLPLHYIGSPRIARLKQQIQKRLAERGISVLEENLLVTSGACQGIDLIARILLDDTAVVAVESPTYMEALEIFQNYTNQIISIPIDEQGLQTYRLKEILDERKRTGLTLPRFLYTIPTFQNPTGTTMTTERRKHLLELSIEFDFLILEDDAYGELSFGKNPLPIKSIDESGRVLHVGSLSKVVAPGMRIGWIAGESAFIKALEWFKKDLDHPFAQSTMAAYLENTDFEQRLDLLKDVYRSKCTVLIRSMEQFLPESVSWYVPDGGYFVWVRIPGVDTSHLLSQALAEGVSYVPGKYFFLDQNDGTEFLRLSFSYANEKEIIEGIRRLGKLIASFFHRLS; from the coding sequence GTGAATGTAGAATCTTTTTTTTCTGAAAACATTAAAGCGGCACTTAAGAATGATCCGCCTGGTGCATGGATGCCAGATCTGCCAGATGGTTGTATTCGCTTGAGTTCAGGCTATCCGGATCCAGCTCTCGTTCCTGCCGATGAGCTCAAGGTAGCTGTAACCAGACTTCTTGATGAGGAGCAGGATTTGCCGCTCCATTATATCGGAAGTCCACGAATTGCAAGACTAAAGCAGCAAATTCAGAAAAGGTTGGCAGAGCGTGGAATTTCCGTTTTGGAAGAAAACCTTTTGGTTACATCAGGTGCTTGTCAGGGGATAGATCTTATTGCCCGCATTCTCCTTGATGATACTGCTGTCGTAGCTGTAGAATCTCCCACATATATGGAGGCTTTAGAGATTTTTCAAAACTATACGAATCAAATTATTAGTATACCAATAGATGAACAGGGACTCCAAACATACCGATTAAAAGAAATTCTGGATGAAAGGAAACGTACAGGTCTAACCCTTCCGCGTTTTCTATATACAATCCCAACCTTTCAAAATCCAACTGGGACGACTATGACTACTGAGCGGCGGAAGCATTTATTGGAGCTTTCCATCGAGTTTGATTTCCTCATTCTAGAGGATGATGCATACGGGGAATTATCCTTCGGCAAAAATCCGCTGCCAATAAAATCTATTGATGAAAGCGGGCGGGTCCTCCACGTTGGGTCATTATCCAAGGTTGTTGCGCCAGGAATGCGGATTGGATGGATAGCAGGAGAAAGTGCATTCATTAAGGCTTTAGAGTGGTTTAAAAAAGATTTAGACCATCCATTTGCTCAAAGCACAATGGCTGCATACTTAGAAAACACCGATTTTGAGCAAAGACTAGACCTTCTAAAAGATGTGTATCGCTCTAAATGTACTGTGTTAATCCGTTCGATGGAACAATTTCTTCCGGAATCCGTTTCCTGGTATGTACCAGATGGTGGTTACTTTGTTTGGGTGAGAATTCCTGGTGTTGATACGTCGCATTTATTATCACAGGCTCTAGCTGAGGGTGTTTCATATGTTCCAGGGAAATACTTTTTCTTAGATCAAAACGATGGAACCGAGTTTCTCCGGCTCTCGTTCAGTTATGCCAATGAGAAAGAAATAATCGAGGGAATTCGAAGACTAGGGAAGCTTATCGCATCTTTTTTTCATAGATTGTCCTGA
- a CDS encoding helix-turn-helix domain-containing protein — MFRFGKGKARSKVGKFIDKHGYSQEEFVSASGISRNTISRVCSDPKYVPSAGVLKKIMKAVRSIDAGAKADDYFDL, encoded by the coding sequence ATGTTTAGATTCGGGAAAGGTAAGGCGCGAAGTAAGGTCGGTAAGTTCATCGATAAGCACGGATATTCACAAGAGGAGTTTGTAAGTGCGTCTGGAATCTCACGCAATACAATAAGCAGAGTTTGCAGCGATCCAAAGTATGTGCCATCAGCCGGAGTATTAAAGAAAATCATGAAGGCGGTTCGAAGTATAGATGCTGGAGCAAAGGCAGATGACTACTTTGATTTGTAA
- a CDS encoding TraR/DksA C4-type zinc finger protein, with product MATKQQMHKFRKVLLQEKAELGNRIQNDERSVLDKSQTESVGELSSYDNHPADLGTELFEMERNQALDEHAQFEMDKIEEALNAIEEGSYGHCKTCNIEIPIDRLEAIPSTLYCVEHAPERPIAQDRPVEEDILIPSKGDDFENRHGNEIVDKEDSFGEVAKFGTSETPSDYTGDHDNYNDLYKTEGETNGFPEDYEGFAANDIEGENRVNMPNKKQKQYENTLDEENDSSLGDIPYNQKDNYINEKK from the coding sequence ATGGCAACGAAACAGCAAATGCATAAATTCAGAAAAGTACTGCTTCAAGAAAAAGCTGAACTTGGAAATAGGATTCAAAATGATGAACGATCCGTTCTTGATAAAAGCCAGACGGAATCTGTTGGGGAATTATCATCTTATGATAATCATCCTGCTGATCTTGGAACCGAATTATTCGAGATGGAACGGAACCAAGCACTTGATGAGCATGCACAATTTGAAATGGATAAAATAGAAGAAGCATTGAATGCCATAGAAGAGGGTTCGTATGGCCATTGTAAAACCTGCAATATAGAAATCCCTATCGATAGACTTGAAGCGATTCCAAGCACTCTCTACTGTGTCGAGCATGCCCCGGAACGACCAATTGCACAAGACAGACCGGTGGAAGAAGATATACTGATCCCATCCAAGGGTGATGATTTTGAAAATCGTCATGGAAATGAAATAGTTGATAAAGAAGATAGCTTTGGTGAAGTCGCCAAATTCGGTACATCCGAAACGCCATCTGATTACACAGGTGATCATGACAATTATAATGATCTTTATAAAACCGAAGGTGAAACGAATGGATTTCCTGAAGACTATGAAGGATTTGCCGCAAATGATATCGAAGGGGAAAATAGGGTGAATATGCCGAACAAAAAGCAAAAGCAATATGAAAATACACTAGATGAAGAGAATGATTCCAGTCTTGGAGACATTCCCTATAATCAAAAGGATAATTATATCAATGAAAAAAAATGA